From Bombina bombina isolate aBomBom1 chromosome 1, aBomBom1.pri, whole genome shotgun sequence:
ttgtgtgttcccagtaaatatatatgtatatgcttatatatatatatatttgttactatatgtatatacacatattaactttgTGCCATTGCTGCGcttcttaccccctttgctgcacttaggttctgattccctctctgatggcatcagaacgaggctcccattggagcctatggaagtgcgctctcgtaagcgcaatgcttcccagcaattagCATCTTATGCAAAATCATGACATATTTTaattttgcgtgcactggtattacacagtggagcgcaaatatagctttcatgaaagcgatatttagctctccacttgtaatctgcccctttatattaatatatcaaagTGTTCAATGACCCTTTTATTACTATTTATAAGAACTAAATATGTGAATATTTATTTTAGCAATACTTAATAGGTATGTAATCAGCACAATGTAATAATACAGGTATTTCCTACTATTTTGGATAATAACATACATTGTTTCTTCATATGATTCTGAAAGCACTGAACCATAAAATAATAAGGCTGCATGGCTATAGACTTATTGTGACAAATTAAAACTATTTCAAGCATTTTTTCATCCCCAAAATCACAGGCTAAACCAAGTACAAAAAGATGATTGTCAAAGGAAATCATGATTTCCTGAATTAATTAATGGTGCAATGGAATAATTTAGAGCGCAAGTATTACAACAGCTTTTAAAACTAAGGGTTATTTTTAATAAGTCTATTAATCCACTGCAGTTTTGACCAGACTGTATAATTGACAGTCTTAGTTTATTTTCAAAGCAGTTGTATTCAAACAGTTTAAAAACCaggttgaaacttttttttttggttattgaAGAAAACTGGAAATGTTGTGGACATCTTTATTTGGGTGGATGTGGATTTTAACTGGAAAGACCataatcatatttttatttaacttgCCTACCCAAATCCATAGTTTGCCCCAAATACGATACTCACATGCAGGTAGCTGTCCTAATGATGTAAACCCAAATTTATGGGTGGATGCACAAAGTACGTGCAAGAGAGAATGTGAAGCAGATCAGGTGAGTGTCAAATATTATagtataattttatttacatattgaCAAGCATCTGAAAGACAAGGATTGATCTActaaaaaattatatgtataacaTAAAATGTCTGTAAATCATTTGTTCTTTGCGCCATCCATATCAAGGTTACATCCCTTTTTATATAATCAGTtgtgtaatattatattattaattgtattataaAACAGTTGTGTATCAAATACTATTCATCCAGGAGCTCTGAAGTGTTTTTCTTTTAGAAAGAGACAAATTTAAGTATATTAGAATGTGATTTAATTTTGCATCGGCTGAAACCATTATTTACATAGTTTTCTAGTATTATATATGGATATATGCAACTTTTATTTGATAGATAATATTATTGATCAAAACAACAAATTATTGCTGTGCAATTGAACATAGAAGCAACATGATTTTGCATAAGATGCAAGTATATAAATGTACCATAGAAGGGATGTTTCTGTCTTTGTTTGCTGTATGAGCTATTGAATTTGTGATAGTTTTTAGTGTCTCCATTATTATGctctttttaatataatataagcaGCCTGTTCCCttttttattattgctattatttcaATCATTATTTATGGCAGGCTTCTTTAAGTAATTTGCTTCCTATAATCTTCACATTCTCTTAAGATTAAATTCATAGCTTGAGTTAGACAGTCTATAACAGAATGATAAGTCTAAAAGTTGACAAAGCAAGTTCTCCTCTTTTGATGTAAATGTCAAACATTTCATCCAGTGCTCTGTTCATTAGCTAAAAAAATTATTTGTCTGATTTACTTTGCTGACAATTTTTTTCAGATAAACCGCTTTATATTACTAATTACTTTCAACTCTATTTATAATTGGGCTCGTTGTTGAAGATTTATATAACCAAACATTTATTAGGGTAAATAAGAAATATATAGTGTGTCTGGATTAACATGATTTATGTATTTGAAGTGAACTATGGCTGGCTATTGTTTGATTTTTGTAGCATTTTACAAAAccataaattaatacaaatatgagtttatgtgtgtatgtatatatatatatatatatatatatatatatatatatatatatatatatatacatacatacatatacattcacatacacacacacattcacatacacacatacacatatgcaaacccacccatatacaaatacacacacacatatacacaaatacacacattcacatacacacacataaacatatacacacataaacatatacacacatacacacataaacatatacacacatacacacacacaaacatatacatactcacatacacacattcacatacacacacataaacatattcaaacacacacattcacatacataaacatatacacacacattcacatacataaacatatacacacaaattcacacacacacacacacacacaaacatatacacacacacattctcacacatatatatatatatatatatatatatatatacacatacacatgcactaaTCAAGGAGAGAAAGCATGACATAATATTCAGCTTAATCTCCACAAGTAATGGGAGAAACCCAAACAATGATTTTAGTCTCAGGGTTTTGCAGACATCACTGAACTGTATGTTAGAAATCTGACATTGAAGAGACTGTGTGATTTCAAATCTCAGTATGTTGTTTTCTAAGTATTCCAATGTTTCAGTTTTTGCCAACTAAAATCATATCTCTCAAGTCAATTAGTTTTTGGTGTTCTTGCCAACTGTATTTCAGTCGTTGCAAAGAGCTTGTGTTTTAATATGTTATAATGGCCAACATGCCTGTATTAATTCCAAAACATCAGAATTTGCAACATTTGGATTTGGTAAATAGGCAAATATCACCAGATttacaaagaattttaaaaaattgaCAGGCAATTGTATAGAGGAAAATCATAAAAATGGATACATTATTACTGATGACTGAATTTCAACACAATTGGGAAATAATAGTGAACTTTGGTTTTTAACAgggtaaaagcataaaaaatatatttagaaatgctGTCCATTTGTGTGTTTTATTCTGAAACACTGATAGATTTGATACGGGTTTCAAATATAAGTAGCTGACTAGTTAAAAAGTTACCAtttgaaaatcatttttttctgataGATTGATAcgccttttattttaaaaacaatatattgcaCTTAAATATGCTATGATAAAACATGGGCGTAGATAATATTTATTTGTGTTGTAGTGTACTGATTGCCATATTTCATCAAAACGTTTAAAAGCCCTCCTTTGGGTTTTGACATTTTTGAAATTATTCTGCAAATGACTTGTTTGTTCTCATCTACAACTAGAATGTTTTTTCATAATGTAATAATTTTCTTTTGAAATCTaacattatttatgtaatatttttattaggaaTGTGAAACTTCAGAAAAGTGCTGCCCTAATGTTTGTGGAACAAGGAGCTGTGTGGCAGCTAGATACATGGATATCAAAGGAAAAAAAGGTCCTGTTGGAATGCCAAAGGATGCTACCTGTGATCACTTTATGTGTACACAGCAAGGTTCTGAATGTGACATTTGGGATGGACAACCCATATGTAAATGCAGAGACAGATGTGAGAAGGAACCAAGCTTCACTTGTGCATCTGATGGACTTACTTACTACAACAAATGTTTTATGGATGCAGAAGCTTGCACCAAAGGTATTACGCTAACAATTGTTACTTGTAAATATCATCTCTCTTGGCCAAACACTAGCCCTATCCCTTCAGGAACTACAGCTAATCCTACTGCTGCATCTCTTGAAACTACAATTATAAATGTAATTCCACCCACACTAATTAATAATCCAGTTCACAAGACAGTCAACGTAGGAGATACTGTGAGTTTTCATTGTGATGTAACAGGTAAACCTAAACCAGAAATAACCTGGGAAAAACAGGTAGAAGGAAAGGAAAGTGTTGTTATGCGGCCAAATCATGTTGTAGCAAATATAGTGGTTACTAACATTGCACAACTAGTGATCTACAACACCCAGTTACAAGATGGAGGGATATACACATGTACCGCAAAAAATGCAGGTGGCATCATAAAGATCAACTTCCCTCTGACAGTGAAAGAGGCTCCTCCTAAAGAAATAACTCACAATAAAACTTTTTTTCCAACTGATGAATGCTTGAAGCCACCAGACAGTGAAGATTGTGGGGAAGAACAAACCAGATGGTATTTTGATGCAAAGAAAAATAATTGCTACGTGTTTATTTATGGTAATTGTAACAGTAATTTGAACCACTTTGAAACATATGAGACATGTATGTTGACTTGTATGAATGGACCTGTCAACATTTGCAATTTTCCAGCCCTACAAGGTACTTGCAAAGCCTATGAACCAAGGTGGGCATACAATAAACTGTTAAATCAATGTCAGTCTTTCATATATGGAGGATGTGGCGGGAATGAAAATAACTTTGAAAGTAAAGAAATCTGTGAAGATATGTGCCCCTTCCCCAAGAATCAGAAGTGCAAAGTCTGTAAACCCCGTCAAAAGCTGGTGACGAGTTTTTGCAAAAGTGATTTTGTAATCCTTGGTCGCATTACAGACCTGACAGAAGAACAAGATTCCGGACATGCTCTGGTGTCTGTTGAAGAAATTTTAAAAGATGATAAAATGGGACTCAACTTTTTAGGCAAAGAGCCTCTTGAAATTACACTGCTCAATATGGACTGGAGTTGTCCATGTCCCAATGTAACTTCAACCAGCAGTCAACTGATCATCATGGGCGATGTACACAATGGCATGGCTGTACTTCAGCCCCACAGTTTTGTTGGGGTATCAAGTGCAAGACGCATAAGGAAGCTCCGTGAAGTCATTCACAATAAAACGTGTGATCTTCTAAAAGAAATTTTAGGTCAACCATAGATTTCAAATGTTACAAAGATAACatgtaaaaacattatttaaaatatattacaaatagctATTGCCATATTAGCATATTGGAATCTGAGTCACAAAAAGAGAGTttgaaacattttaataaacaaatcaGTGATGtctaaacatgattttttttttatactaacatAGTCAACATGTGATTTTTTTCTCTAGGATCCTTGGAGCATATATAAAGCCccaaacaaacattttaaatatttcaatTCTAAAATAAACAGTTAAAATTAAGATACTTTATCTTCAGTTTGGCAAGATGGTTATAGTTATACTGATTGGTGGACAATGCAAAGATCATCATAGGAAATATACATTGATGAAGAACTCTTTGTGAACATTTCTTTCTTACTAGACCCAAGAGCAAGTTTGAAAAGATTTTCTATCTGCAAATACATAATTTCATCTATTGCATAGTTACATGTTCATGGAACCTttaaaaataatcatttaaaagAGCAGTACAAATACTTCAATCAAAATTACCATATATATGAATGATAAGCTATAGAATAAGTTGTCGTATATTGTATCCAAATTTCATAAACTTTCTGGGGCCTCTTGGTAATACTTGTATATTGGTGTGTTTGAAAATAATCCTTATTCCATATCACCTtgcgatttttatataaaatatttagttatgcataatgaaacaactttgcaatatactttcattatttttcccctttttcatgtaatttaggtctgaaaattgagcaatttctaactcAGAACTTGAAATGGCTAAGAATCACAGTAAACCTAATCCGAGGAGCACCAGTTTCCTGTTAAAACTTCACATGTATTatctaagatttaaaaacaaacaaacatatacatggaAAGGAGACAGTAGTCCGCATAATATAATGCaagtgtaacaccctttcctgaccttccctgaggtgggtgatagtaatgctgtctacctgtttcgtgtatgagaactaagcctccgcagagtgggagtaggagggcgGTTGAagtcaggtatataagggatgcctgtatgatgcagtgcctccacctataggggacaccctagaataatagagtgtggggtcctataagattttagtacaaaaagaaaacaagtaataaccacacaagaaatcttcaaataaaatgttgctttgattattataaagtgtttaaccaataacatacagtgcaacaaatacaaataataatattaatcacaatatcttcctatgacatcagtataccttttttttaactcagaagtccttcatgagctcatgaaataataacataactgttgttgtaaaatactttgaggtggtgctgtacaatgcaatttcatatacttaatagaatttagttgaggtaattatcccttacTGCTTGTGAacaaagctagagagcgctgcttgtgatcgatgcagtgctcaagaaaacttctcctcagaaatactgaataacataagtctctaccttattactgaatttcagcaatccacttgccttatactgcaaagtcagtcactcttttactacaaacagctgcagaaatctcacagttatgcccttatgtaatgtagctttataaatccagtcagtgtatttgtgcaaactgttcaggcagaataacttataggatattctctgggttatctctttaatatacatcacactcagttacttccttatgtaatgcagctgtgcaatccatttagtgtatttatgcaaactgtttaggcagaataacttctagaatattctctgggttatctctttaatatacaacaactctgcagcacatcacactcagttacttccttatgtaatgcagctgtgcaatcatttagttaacatgaagttatggagatcttaaaacagcagataatggctgacactcacagtacaaataaaaggttccaacttctgtctgcAACAGCCACATGaggcaatgtctgaactgtctctggaatccatgcattagtctgaataacttctttcagcttggaaacagcaactttctttccccatctccaagtctgtgcaaagctccacaattctcttaacacctaagaaatctcctcagcactaacaactcctcccccttcccagatggcatttctcttcctcaatacaactattacagcagccatcttgggtaagggcaaggtccttacatactccccccccccaaaaaaaaaacttgctgtctccagcaaggggtacaagagcaacacatcaatacattttctttagcaagtctactaacaaaatcacatattcatcatgagtcaaattatggttagggtatacatcttccaaaacacattttacagcagatgttagagcaggcaacaagggttcaacattataaccagggtttcctagtgtatcatatgtcaatttctttggggatgtctctttcttgctgggcttttctctctatagggacttctactatcgtaatgtatagggtttggagattccctatctggtataggactattagggaaggatggcatatcaggttcagaggttggggcaacagaggaggcatgctcatcattataggtctctctttgcaatggagatctcatttcagggtccgCTTGAATTtatgagtcttcatgtgggatactatattcattattaattgacatgcttgggccttggtcctcatgatatgtaacatcatgctggaattgaggtataggcaactaatgattccgatgccatgtcttcacaacaccattttcatctgctatctgaaaaacttgaagacctggcaattgtctgactattctatagatactattcctccatctaggagctaacttgtgcttgcctggtatccctaaattccgtaaaaggacacggtctcctggttgcaaatcctgatgttttattctcttgtcatatcgttgcttattagcctcatttaatcgagctgtagcttcttcagccaacttataagctgtttgtaaactctcctgcaatcgcctgacatactgatagtgactcttatgagaaactccatctgatgacacccctaactggagatctataggtagtctcgcttctctcccaaacataaggaagtatggtgaataacctgtggaatcatgtcgggtgcagctgtaggcatgaactagtgcttctacttgacgactccaagttctcttttcagactctggcagggtccctaacatatttagcaaagttctgttaaacctctcaggcaaagcatctccttctggatgatagggagaagttcttgtcttcttaattcccaaaacattcatcatttctttaatgaggcgactctcaaagtctctaccttgatcagaatgcagtttcttaggaagaccataatgaatgaaaaacctttcccaaagaactctagccactgtactagccttctggtcctttgttgggaaggcttgagcataacgggtatagtgatctgttacaataagaacatttccaatgccacgagaatctggctcaatgcacaaaaaatccatgcaaacaagatccatggggccttcacttttcagatgacccatagaggcagctcgagttggaagagttttcctctgtacacatctaaaacatttatgaatgtagtcttctacatactctctcatctttggccaataacatctatcctgcaagaggccaaacgttttttctatcccaagatgtccgtgctgatcatgcaaggatgacagaacaagttttcttagtttggcaggtaacaccaattgtcttcgatctggatgattgtggtatttaactactcgaaacagaagtccatcttgaatttgaaacttatcccactctctatttaatggaccagaccattccctaggaattctcttcagtaagtgtgggctatcagtttgaacagcttttcgaagtagtccaattaaagtcttgttcctgtgcatttattaattcttcaggaggtattcgagaccatctggctaattccactacagatggtttacaataatatacaggcagagcttgtggatgacatcccaatgaatctactgctctcaaatctgaaaaaacagaggtttcgtctttgaagacactggtttggcagaatgctctcacaccaagtgaaggaatttcttcccattgagaatcacctgtttgttctggtagtcctggtcgttgggacattgcatcagcccctatattcttaggccctggcttgtaacgtaacttaaaagtgtaatttggtagtgcagccaaccaccgatgaccggttgcatccaactttgctgtagtcaagatgtaggtaagtggattattatctgttcgaacttcaaattctattccataaaggtaatcgtggagtttatccactactgcccatttcagagccaataactcaagcttgtggactggataattctggtcactcttagacaaactcctacttagataaacaacaggtctcaaccctccagggtactcttggtgtaaaactgcccccaaacccacatagctagcatctatatgtagcacataaggtttctcgggatctgcatatgccaagacaggtgcctcagttaaatttttctttaaattctcaaatgctttggagcactctgatgtccaccgagttcccaaaggagtttttgcatttagtggctttttaggatcatcttcactatgtttcagcaagtcatttaggggtcgagctaactgggagtatcctttcacaaatcttcgatagtatccacaaaatccaagaaattatcgaagttcaccaatgttgttaggctgtggccatgcggttactgcttccaccttagcagggtctgtagacaccccttctgccgagaccacatgacctacatagatcacagatgattgcccaaatctacatttctccggacttaactttaggccttcttcgtgtagacgatccaatactttcagcaaccttgtctcatgttcttctaaagtactaccgaatacaataaggtcatctagatagacaagacactcatgtccattcatatctcccacagtacgttccattagcctttggaatgtggctggagctccacagatcccttgtggcatccgtgtaaactgatagaatcctagtggacaaataaaagctgtcttctcttggtcttcttcagtcatccctacctgaaaatagccAGATCTCAGATCCAGAACAATGAACCAACGGCTGCCATTAAGAaaatgtaaaatctcttcaattcgaggtaggtcatattggtcaggtatagttctttgattgagagtccgatagtcaatgcacaaacgtatagacccattcttctttctaaccactacaatgggtgaagcccatggactgcgagaaTGAACAATTATTCCACcttttcca
This genomic window contains:
- the WFIKKN2 gene encoding WAP, Kazal, immunoglobulin, Kunitz and NTR domain-containing protein 2, which gives rise to MDIKGKKGPVGMPKDATCDHFMCTQQGSECDIWDGQPICKCRDRCEKEPSFTCASDGLTYYNKCFMDAEACTKGITLTIVTCKYHLSWPNTSPIPSGTTANPTAASLETTIINVIPPTLINNPVHKTVNVGDTVSFHCDVTGKPKPEITWEKQVEGKESVVMRPNHVVANIVVTNIAQLVIYNTQLQDGGIYTCTAKNAGGIIKINFPLTVKEAPPKEITHNKTFFPTDECLKPPDSEDCGEEQTRWYFDAKKNNCYVFIYGNCNSNLNHFETYETCMLTCMNGPVNICNFPALQGTCKAYEPRWAYNKLLNQCQSFIYGGCGGNENNFESKEICEDMCPFPKNQKCKVCKPRQKLVTSFCKSDFVILGRITDLTEEQDSGHALVSVEEILKDDKMGLNFLGKEPLEITLLNMDWSCPCPNVTSTSSQLIIMGDVHNGMAVLQPHSFVGVSSARRIRKLREVIHNKTCDLLKEILGQP